Proteins from a single region of Drosophila biarmipes strain raj3 chromosome 3R, RU_DBia_V1.1, whole genome shotgun sequence:
- the LOC108025498 gene encoding STAM-binding protein-like A isoform X1 → MSKAVNNMSMGVVEPQERMKHLSHCGNLIEVDKNMPVTRYYRSGTEMLRMANVYLREGNHENAFILYLRYMTLFIEKIRQHPDYGSVKAEVRDINRKIKDEIMPTTEKLRAKLLTHYQREYEQFLASKEAERVKELERERERERERQRQKEREKAGSSSIPSLIPANLHVLIDEGSQPSAPDLGLLDQVVYPNDFPTGANRSLPGSGLLLPAASEAAADKTANSKPSFDRNQKPSYNRTDSLLAGSLRIVNVPGDTMEVFLKLAHANTSKNIETCGVLAGHLSQNQLNITHIITPQQQGTPDSCNTMHEEQIFDVQDQMQLITLGWIHTHPTQTAFLSSVDLHTHCSYQIMMPEALAIVCAPKYNTTGFFILTPHYGLDYIAQCRQSGFHPHPNDPPLFMEAQHIRMDNQAKIKVIDLRR, encoded by the exons ATGTCGAAGGCTGTGAACAACATGAGCATGGGCGTCGTGGAGCCGCAGGAGCGGATGAAGCACCTGTCGCACTGCGGCAACCTCATCGAGGTGGACAAGAACATGCCAGTCACACG GTACTACCGCTCGGGCACCGAGATGCTGCGCATGGCCAATGTTTACCTGCGGGAGGGCAACCACGAGAACGCCTTCATCCTCTACTTGCGCTACATGACCCTCTTCATCGAGAAGATCCGCCAGCACCCGGATTACGGCAGCGTCAAGGCCGAGGTGCGGGACATCAACAGGAAGATCAAGGACGAGATCATGCCCACGACGGAGAAGCTGCGGGCCAAGCTGCTGACCCACTACCAAAGGGAGTACGAGCAGTTCCTGGCCAGCAAGGAGGCGGAACGGGTCAAGGAGCTGGAGCGCGAACGGGAGCGGGAAAGGGAACGCCAGCGGCAGAAGGAAAGAGAGAAGGCTGGCTCCAGTAGCATCCCATCCCTCATCCCGGCCAACCTGCACGTGCTCATCGACGAGGGCAGCCAGCCATCGGCGCCGGACTTGGGCCTGCTCGACCAGGTGGTCTACCCCAACGACTTCCCCACGGGCGCCAACCGCAGCCTGCCGGGTTCGGGACTCCTGCTGCCCGCTGCCAGCGAAGCAGCCGCCGATAAGACAGCCAA CTCTAAACCTAGCTTCGATCGCAACCAGAAGCCGTCGTACAACCGCACGGATTCCCTACTGGCGGGCTCCCTGCGCATAGTAAACGTGCCCGGCGACACGATGGAGGTGTTCCTGAAGCTGGCGCATGCCAACACCTCGAAGAACATCGAGACTTGCGGTGTGCTGGCTGGTCATCTGTCCCAGAACCAGCTGAACATCACGCACATCATCACGCCGCAGCAGCAAGGAACTCCGGATAGCTGCAACACGATGCACGAGGAGCAGATATTCGATGTGCAGGATCAGATGCAGCTGATAACGCTGGGTTGGATTCAT ACCCATCCCACTCAGACTGCGTTTTTGTCCTCCGTTGACCTGCATACGCACTGCTCCTATCAGATCATGATGCCGGAAGCCCTGGCCATTGTGTGTGCCCCAAAGTACAATAC CACTGGTTTCTTTATACTAACGCCGCACTACGGACTCGACTACATTGCCCAGTGCCGTCAGTCGGGCTTTCATCCGCATCCCAATGACCCGCCGCTGTTCATGGAGGCGCAGCACATCCGGATGGACAACCAGGCCAAGATTAAGGTCATCGATCTGCGGAGATAG
- the LOC108025349 gene encoding calcium-binding mitochondrial carrier protein Aralar1 isoform X1, with the protein MPLTKSLPSSPTPLKRAGTEKLREVFLKYASVQKNGEHYMTSEDFVRKFLGLFSESAFNDESVRLLANIADTSKDGLISFSEFQAFEGLLCTPDALYRTAFQLFDRKGNGTVSYADFADVVQKTELHSKIPFSLDGPFIKRYFGDKKQRLINYAEFTQLLHDFHEEHAMEAFRSKDPAGTGFISPLDFQDIIVNVKRHLLTPGVKDNLLSVTEGHKVSFPYFIAFTSLLNNMELIKQVYLHATEGSRTDMITKDQILYAAQTMSQITPLEIDILYHLAGAVHQAGRIDYSDLSNIAPEHYTKHMMTHRLAEIKAVESPADRSAFIMVLESSYRFTLGSFAGAVGATVVYPIDLVKTRMQNQRAGSYIGEVAYRNSWDCFKKVVRHEGFMGLYRGLLPQLMGVAPEKAIKLTVNDLVRDKLTDKKGNIPTWAEVLAGGCAGASQVVFTNPLEIVKIRLQVAGEIASGEKIRAWSVVRELGLFGLYKGARACLLRDVPFSAIYFPTYAHTKAMMADKDGYNHPLTLLAAGAIAGVPAASLVTPADVIKTRLQVVARSGQTTYSGVWDATKKIMAEEGPRAFWKGTAARVFRSSPQFGVTLVTYELLQRLFYVDFGGTQPKGSEAHKITTPLEKAAATVSTENLDHIGGYRAAVPLLAGVESKFGLYLPRFARGAAAATPSTATGS; encoded by the exons ATGCCACTGACCAAGAGTCTGCCAAGT TCCCCCACGCCTCTGAAGCGCGCCGGCACGGAAAAGTTGCGGGAGGTGTTCCTGAAGTACGCCTCCGTCCAGAAGAATGGCGAGCACTACATGACCAGCGAGGACTTCGTGCGCAAGTTCCTGGGACTCTTTTCGGAATCTGCATTTAATGAC GAATCGGTGCGCCTGCTGGCAAACATTGCGGACACCAGCAAGGATGGACTCATCTCCTTCTCCGAGTTCCAGGCCTTCGAGGGTCTGCTCTGCACTCCAGACGCCCTCTACAGGACCGCCTTCCAGCTGTTCGATCGCAAGGGCAACGGCACTGTGTCCTACG CTGACTTTGCTGATGTCGTACAAAAAACCGAACTGCACTCAAAGATACCTTTCAGCCTAGACGGCCCCTTCATCAAGCGCTACTTTGGTGAT AAGAAGCAACGCCTTATCAACTATGCTGAGTTTACGCAACTGCTGCACGACTTCCACGAGGAGCACGCGATGGAGGCCTTCCGCAGCAAGGATCCAGCTGGCACTGGGTTCATCTCCCCCTTGGACTTCCAGGACATCATAGTCAACGTTAAGCGGCATTTACTGACCCCCGGCGTCAAGGACAACCTCCTCTCG GTCACTGAGGGTCACAAGGTGAGCTTCCCGTATTTCATCGCATTTACCTCGCTGCTGAACAACATGGAACTGATCAAACAAGTCTACCTGCACGCCACCGAAGGCAGTCGCACGGATATGATCACCAAGGATCAGATCCTCTACGCCGCCCAGACCATGAGCCAGATCACGCCGCTGGAGATCGACATCCTCTACCACCTGGCTGGAGCCGTCCATCAAGCAGG CCGCATCGACTACAGTGACCTGAGCAACATCGCCCCCGAGCACTACACAAAGCATATGATGACGCATCGTCTGGCGGAGATCAAGGCGGTGGAGAGTCCCGCCGACCGGTCTGCCTTCATCATGGTCCTGGAGAGCTCCTACCGTTTCACCCTCGGTTCCTTTGCTGGCG CTGTGGGCGCCACTGTGGTGTACCCCATCGATCTAGTCAAGACTCGAATGCAGAACCAGCGCGCAGGCTCCTATATCGGTGAAGTGGCCTACAGGAACTCATGGGATTGCTTCAAAAAG GTTGTTCGTCACGAGGGTTTCATGGGTCTCTACCGAGGCCTGCTGCCCCAGCTGATGGGCGTGGCTCCCGAGAAGGCCATCAAGCTGACGGTCAACGACTTGGTGAGGGACAAGCTCACCGACAAGAAGGGCAACATTCCCACCTGGGCAGAGGTTCTGGCCGGCGGTTGTGCAGGTGCCTCGCAGGTGGTCTTCACCAATCCCCTGGAGATCGTCAAGATCCGTCTCCAGGTGGCTGGTGAGATCGCCAGTGGCGAGAAGATCCGTGCCTGGTCGGTGGTGCGGGAGCTGGGACTCTTCGGCCTCTACAAGGGCGCCAGGGCCTGTCTGCTGCGCGATGTGCCCTTCTCGGCCATCTACTTCCCGACCTACGCCCACACCAAGGCCATGATGGCCGACAAGGACGGCTACAACCACCCACTCACCTTGCTGGCCGCCGGTGCCATCGCCGGTGTCCCGGCCGCCTCCCTCGTCACGCCCGCCGACGTCATCAAGACCCGCCTCCAGGTGGTGGCCCGCTCCGGACAGACCACCTACAGCGGCGTCTGGGATGCCACCAAGAAGATCATGGCCGAGGAGGGACCCAGGGCCTTCTGGAAGGGCACTGCTG CCCGAGTGTTCCGCTCCTCGCCGCAGTTCGGCGTGACCCTGGTGACCTACGAGCTGCTGCAGCGCCTCTTCTACGTGGACTTCGGCGGCACCCAGCCCAAGGGATCCGAGGCGCACAAGATCACCACTCCGCTGGAGAAGGCGGCGGCGACGGTGAGCACCGAGAACCTGGACCACATCGGCGGCTACCGGGCGGCCGTGCCCCTCCTGGCCGGAGTGGAGTCCAAGTTCGGACTGTACCTGCCGCGATTCGCGCGCGGAGCAGCCGCTGCCACGCCCTCGACGGCCACGGGCTCCTGA
- the LOC108025009 gene encoding uncharacterized protein LOC108025009 codes for MRCPSALIVVLLGVVLSDRAAAGEDQADKSWISQLRKLRGELRDCYRSGASQSLWSCFRSRSLHMFEGIMSSPEISIYDGVRLVIAPNITANTSRAQDERKDLKHLTWFDQLAVSLAKGLTTHTLQVNLGKLTERYLSSESSSADPVGSARLRRHRYNMIITMMFGVTALGAILVPMGFQMLSIVSGKALLLAKMALLLASINGLKRVANNGLHYGLYHVPGEHLGGYYDRGDVSHPRNVPIPVAVAPTLDMGLM; via the exons ATGCGCTGTCCATCGGCTCTGATCGTAGTCCTACTTGGAGTAGTCCTGAGTGATCGTGCTGCGGCTGGCGAGGATCAGGCTGACAAATCATGGATATCCCAGCTGAGGAAGCTGCGCGGCGAGCTTCGAGACTGCTATCGATCGGGAGCTTCGCAAAGTCTGTGGTCCTGTTTCCGCTCAAGAAGCTTGCACATGTTCGAGGGCATTATGTCGTCTCCCGAGATCTCCATATACGATGGAGTGCGTCTGGTGATCGCTCCGAACATCACTGCAAATACATCCAGAGCCCAAGATGAGCGGAAGGACCTGAAGCACCTCACCTGGTTCGACCAGTTGGCCGTGAGCTTGGCCAAGGGTCTGACCACCCACACTCTGCAAGTGAACTTGGGAAAGCTAACCGAGCGGTATCTGAGTAGTG AGAGCTCTTCTGCGGATCCTGTGGGAAGTGCCCGGCTCAGGCGGCATCGCTATAATATGATCATCACCATGATGTTTGGAGTAACTGCCTTGGGAGCTATTCTAGTGCCCATGGGCTTCCAAATGCTGTCTATAGTGAGCGGAAAAGCTCTACTACTGGCCAAGATGGCCCTGCTCCTGGCCTCCATCAATGGTTTGAAGAGG GTTGCCAACAATGGATTACACTATGGTCTGTACCATGTTCCAGGAGAGCATTTAGGGGGTTACTATGACCGAGGTGATGTCAGCCACCCTAGAAATGTGCCCATTCCCGTGGCAGTGGCTCCCACATTGGACATGGGATTAATGTAG
- the LOC108025349 gene encoding calcium-binding mitochondrial carrier protein Aralar1 isoform X2, whose amino-acid sequence MPDKDESPTPLKRAGTEKLREVFLKYASVQKNGEHYMTSEDFVRKFLGLFSESAFNDESVRLLANIADTSKDGLISFSEFQAFEGLLCTPDALYRTAFQLFDRKGNGTVSYADFADVVQKTELHSKIPFSLDGPFIKRYFGDKKQRLINYAEFTQLLHDFHEEHAMEAFRSKDPAGTGFISPLDFQDIIVNVKRHLLTPGVKDNLLSVTEGHKVSFPYFIAFTSLLNNMELIKQVYLHATEGSRTDMITKDQILYAAQTMSQITPLEIDILYHLAGAVHQAGRIDYSDLSNIAPEHYTKHMMTHRLAEIKAVESPADRSAFIMVLESSYRFTLGSFAGAVGATVVYPIDLVKTRMQNQRAGSYIGEVAYRNSWDCFKKVVRHEGFMGLYRGLLPQLMGVAPEKAIKLTVNDLVRDKLTDKKGNIPTWAEVLAGGCAGASQVVFTNPLEIVKIRLQVAGEIASGEKIRAWSVVRELGLFGLYKGARACLLRDVPFSAIYFPTYAHTKAMMADKDGYNHPLTLLAAGAIAGVPAASLVTPADVIKTRLQVVARSGQTTYSGVWDATKKIMAEEGPRAFWKGTAARVFRSSPQFGVTLVTYELLQRLFYVDFGGTQPKGSEAHKITTPLEKAAATVSTENLDHIGGYRAAVPLLAGVESKFGLYLPRFARGAAAATPSTATGS is encoded by the exons ATGCCAGATAAGGATGAG TCCCCCACGCCTCTGAAGCGCGCCGGCACGGAAAAGTTGCGGGAGGTGTTCCTGAAGTACGCCTCCGTCCAGAAGAATGGCGAGCACTACATGACCAGCGAGGACTTCGTGCGCAAGTTCCTGGGACTCTTTTCGGAATCTGCATTTAATGAC GAATCGGTGCGCCTGCTGGCAAACATTGCGGACACCAGCAAGGATGGACTCATCTCCTTCTCCGAGTTCCAGGCCTTCGAGGGTCTGCTCTGCACTCCAGACGCCCTCTACAGGACCGCCTTCCAGCTGTTCGATCGCAAGGGCAACGGCACTGTGTCCTACG CTGACTTTGCTGATGTCGTACAAAAAACCGAACTGCACTCAAAGATACCTTTCAGCCTAGACGGCCCCTTCATCAAGCGCTACTTTGGTGAT AAGAAGCAACGCCTTATCAACTATGCTGAGTTTACGCAACTGCTGCACGACTTCCACGAGGAGCACGCGATGGAGGCCTTCCGCAGCAAGGATCCAGCTGGCACTGGGTTCATCTCCCCCTTGGACTTCCAGGACATCATAGTCAACGTTAAGCGGCATTTACTGACCCCCGGCGTCAAGGACAACCTCCTCTCG GTCACTGAGGGTCACAAGGTGAGCTTCCCGTATTTCATCGCATTTACCTCGCTGCTGAACAACATGGAACTGATCAAACAAGTCTACCTGCACGCCACCGAAGGCAGTCGCACGGATATGATCACCAAGGATCAGATCCTCTACGCCGCCCAGACCATGAGCCAGATCACGCCGCTGGAGATCGACATCCTCTACCACCTGGCTGGAGCCGTCCATCAAGCAGG CCGCATCGACTACAGTGACCTGAGCAACATCGCCCCCGAGCACTACACAAAGCATATGATGACGCATCGTCTGGCGGAGATCAAGGCGGTGGAGAGTCCCGCCGACCGGTCTGCCTTCATCATGGTCCTGGAGAGCTCCTACCGTTTCACCCTCGGTTCCTTTGCTGGCG CTGTGGGCGCCACTGTGGTGTACCCCATCGATCTAGTCAAGACTCGAATGCAGAACCAGCGCGCAGGCTCCTATATCGGTGAAGTGGCCTACAGGAACTCATGGGATTGCTTCAAAAAG GTTGTTCGTCACGAGGGTTTCATGGGTCTCTACCGAGGCCTGCTGCCCCAGCTGATGGGCGTGGCTCCCGAGAAGGCCATCAAGCTGACGGTCAACGACTTGGTGAGGGACAAGCTCACCGACAAGAAGGGCAACATTCCCACCTGGGCAGAGGTTCTGGCCGGCGGTTGTGCAGGTGCCTCGCAGGTGGTCTTCACCAATCCCCTGGAGATCGTCAAGATCCGTCTCCAGGTGGCTGGTGAGATCGCCAGTGGCGAGAAGATCCGTGCCTGGTCGGTGGTGCGGGAGCTGGGACTCTTCGGCCTCTACAAGGGCGCCAGGGCCTGTCTGCTGCGCGATGTGCCCTTCTCGGCCATCTACTTCCCGACCTACGCCCACACCAAGGCCATGATGGCCGACAAGGACGGCTACAACCACCCACTCACCTTGCTGGCCGCCGGTGCCATCGCCGGTGTCCCGGCCGCCTCCCTCGTCACGCCCGCCGACGTCATCAAGACCCGCCTCCAGGTGGTGGCCCGCTCCGGACAGACCACCTACAGCGGCGTCTGGGATGCCACCAAGAAGATCATGGCCGAGGAGGGACCCAGGGCCTTCTGGAAGGGCACTGCTG CCCGAGTGTTCCGCTCCTCGCCGCAGTTCGGCGTGACCCTGGTGACCTACGAGCTGCTGCAGCGCCTCTTCTACGTGGACTTCGGCGGCACCCAGCCCAAGGGATCCGAGGCGCACAAGATCACCACTCCGCTGGAGAAGGCGGCGGCGACGGTGAGCACCGAGAACCTGGACCACATCGGCGGCTACCGGGCGGCCGTGCCCCTCCTGGCCGGAGTGGAGTCCAAGTTCGGACTGTACCTGCCGCGATTCGCGCGCGGAGCAGCCGCTGCCACGCCCTCGACGGCCACGGGCTCCTGA
- the LOC108025452 gene encoding neutral ceramidase, translating to MSKMAIGKAAFLALLALSSLCGLASATYKVGVGRADITGPPVEINFMGYANIKQVGRGIHTRVFARAFVVEDEKGNRVAFVSADAGMMGYGLKREVIKRLQARYGNLYHNDNVAISGTHTHGAPGGFLMHLLYDISILGFVPQTFEVMAQGLYLCIKRATDNLVDGRIFLSKTTVLNVNINRSPSSYLRNPAEERAQYEHDTDKTLTQLRFVDLENNLLGAFNWYAVHATSMNNTNKLVTSDNVGYAALLLEKEYNPNKMPGKGKFVGAFCSSNLGDVSPNIMGPKCSISGNECDLLTSRCPSGEGECFASGPGKDMFESTQILGQRLADAALGLLNEQSQESTAREVTGDVRFIHQFVDMPNYNGSTYNPLSRKIDKVRGCQPAMGYSFAAGTTDGPGAFSFEQGTTTDNPMWNFVRDFIAAPTQEDIKCHEPKPILLATGRATFPYEWQPKIVSDQLIKIGDVILAAVPCEFTTMAGRRLRNQIRAAASAAGGVDTEVIIAGLSNIYTSYTVTPEEYQAQRYEAASTIFGPHTHSIYMDVFERLTKAMMRNETVDAGPSPPYMNDVMLSLNTGVLFDGHPINTDFGYVKTQPNKEYGINETVKVTYISGNPRNNLFTEKTYFTIERKINEDRWKVAYTDASWETKMIWHRTNTILGFSEMEIYWDISPQTLPGEYRIRHSGEYKYILGGKYPYEGLTHSFTVKED from the exons ATGTCAAAAATGGCCATTGGCAAGGCAGCCTTCTTGGCTCTTTTGGCCCTGAGTTCCCTGTGCGGACTGGCCAGTGCCACCTACAAAGTGGGCGTGGGCCGAGCGGACATCACAGGACCGCCAGTGGAGATCAATTTC ATGGGCTATGCCAACATCAAGCAGGTGGGTCGTGGCATCCACACCCGGGTATTTGCCCGCGCCTTCGTGGTGGAGGACGAGAAGGGCAACCGAGTGGCCTTCGTGAGTGCGGATGCGGGAATGATGGGCTACGGTTTGAAGAGGGAGGTGATAAAGCGCCTGCAGGCGCGCTATGGAAACCTGTACCACAATGACAATGTGGCCATCAGTGGCACCCACACCCACGGAGCTCCTGGAGGCTTCCTCATGCACCTGCTCTACGATATCTCCATCCTTGGCTTTGTGCCCCAGACCTTCGAGGTGATGGCTCAGGGCCTGTACTTG TGCATTAAAAGAGCCACGGACAACCTGGTGGATGGTCGCATCTTCCTGTCGAAGACCACAGTGCTAAATGTGAATATCAACCGCTCACCCTCGTCCTACCTGAGAAATCCCGCCGAGGAGCGAGCCCAATACGAACACGACACGGACAAGACCCTGACCCAGTTGAGATTCGTGGATCTGGAGAACAACCTCCTGGGCGCCTTCAACTGGTATGCCGTGCATGCCACCTCAATGAATAACACCAACAAACTGGTGACCAGCGACAACGTGGGCTACGCTGCCCTGCTCCTGGAGAAGGAGTACAACCCCAACAAGATGCCCGGCAAGGGTAAGTTCGTGGGCGCCTTCTGCTCCTCCAATCTCGGAGATGTGTCCCCCAACATAATGGGGCCCAAGTGCTCGATTTCCGGCAACGAATGTGACCTGCTGACCTCGCGTTGTCCCTCTGGCGAAGGAGAATGCTTCGCCTCGGGACCCGGCAAGGATATGTTCGAGAGCACCCAGATTTTGGGTCAGCGACTGGCGGACGCTGCCCTGGGATTGCTCAACGAACAGAGCCAGGAGTCCACGGCTCGGGAGGTCACCGGCGATGTGAGGTTCATCCACCAGTTCGTGGACATGCCCAACTACAATGGCAGCACCTACAACCCGCTGAGCAGGAAGATCGACAAGGTCAGGGGTTGTCAGCCCGCCATGGGCTACAGTTTTGCTGCGGGAACCACCGATGGACCCGGGGCCTTCAGTTTCGAGCAGGGAACCACCACGGATAACCCCATGTGGAACTTTGTCCGTGACTTTATCGCTGCTCCCACGCAGGAGGACATCAAGTGCCACGAACCCAAGCCAATTCTTTTGGCCACTGGAAGG GCCACCTTCCCCTACGAGTGGCAGCCCAAGATAGTATCCGATCAGCTCATAAAGATCGGTGATGTGATCCTGGCCGCCGTGCCCTGTGAGTTCACCACGATGGCTGGACGACGTCTTCGCAACCAGATCCGAGCAGCTGCCTCCGCCGCCGGAGGTGTGGACACCGAGGTGATCATCGCCGGACTGTCGAATATATACACCAGTTACACGGTGACCCCGGAGGAGTACCAGGCGCAGCGTTACGAGGCCGCCTCCACGATCTTCGGGCCCCACACCCACTCCATATATATGGACGTCTTCGAGCGCCTGACCAAGGCAATGATGCGGAACGAGACCGTGGATGCGGGCCCAAGTCCGCCCTATATGAATGACGTGATGTTGTCGCTGAATACCGGAGTTCTCTTCGACGGGCACCCCATAAACACGGACTTTGGCTATGTTAAAACACAGCCCAACAAGGAGTACGGCATCAATGAGACCGTGAAGGTCACCTATATATCCGGAAATCCCAGGAACAACCTCTTCACCGAGAAGACCTACTTCACCATAGAGCGCAAGATCAACGAGGATCGCTGGAAGGTGGCCTACACGGACGCCAGTTGGGAGACGAA AATGATCTGGCACCGAACCAACACGATCCTGGGCTTCAGCGAAATGGAGATCTACTGGGACATCAGTCCGCAGACCCTCCCCGGGGAGTATCGCATCCGGCATTCCGGGGAGTACAAGTACATCCTGGGCGGAAAGTATCCCTACGAGGGCCTCACGCACTCCTTTACCGTTAAGGAGGACTAG
- the LOC108025498 gene encoding STAM-binding protein-like A isoform X2, protein MVSISCPSTIYKLHAAYSSSKPSFDRNQKPSYNRTDSLLAGSLRIVNVPGDTMEVFLKLAHANTSKNIETCGVLAGHLSQNQLNITHIITPQQQGTPDSCNTMHEEQIFDVQDQMQLITLGWIHTHPTQTAFLSSVDLHTHCSYQIMMPEALAIVCAPKYNTTGFFILTPHYGLDYIAQCRQSGFHPHPNDPPLFMEAQHIRMDNQAKIKVIDLRR, encoded by the exons ATGGTCAGCATATCTTGCCCTTCCACAATTTATAAACTGCATGCCGCTTATTCGAG CTCTAAACCTAGCTTCGATCGCAACCAGAAGCCGTCGTACAACCGCACGGATTCCCTACTGGCGGGCTCCCTGCGCATAGTAAACGTGCCCGGCGACACGATGGAGGTGTTCCTGAAGCTGGCGCATGCCAACACCTCGAAGAACATCGAGACTTGCGGTGTGCTGGCTGGTCATCTGTCCCAGAACCAGCTGAACATCACGCACATCATCACGCCGCAGCAGCAAGGAACTCCGGATAGCTGCAACACGATGCACGAGGAGCAGATATTCGATGTGCAGGATCAGATGCAGCTGATAACGCTGGGTTGGATTCAT ACCCATCCCACTCAGACTGCGTTTTTGTCCTCCGTTGACCTGCATACGCACTGCTCCTATCAGATCATGATGCCGGAAGCCCTGGCCATTGTGTGTGCCCCAAAGTACAATAC CACTGGTTTCTTTATACTAACGCCGCACTACGGACTCGACTACATTGCCCAGTGCCGTCAGTCGGGCTTTCATCCGCATCCCAATGACCCGCCGCTGTTCATGGAGGCGCAGCACATCCGGATGGACAACCAGGCCAAGATTAAGGTCATCGATCTGCGGAGATAG